Sequence from the Peromyscus eremicus chromosome 4, PerEre_H2_v1, whole genome shotgun sequence genome:
ATGCTCCTGTATTCAGTGTGCTAGCTGTAGGCCTGGATGCTTGCTCCCCACACACCTGCTGGAAAGGTCTCCTGGCAGACCAGCCTTGTGTCAGGATCTTCTGGAAGGGACATTTCTATCTGGTGTCCTGAAAGGTCCCCTGGGAAGGAAAACTCGGCTAAGGACAAGTGGCCATCCAGGCTCATGACTATCTATTGGCCTCCCAGAGCCTACCCACTCCCTGCCCGAGGGTCCCTGAAATACCCTCTATAGCCCGGGAGCTGCAAACCCAGTTTGGCTCGGCTGCTCAGAGCTAAGGATACCTCTAGTTCTGTTCTCTAGATTGCAGGATTCTGGAAGGAGGTGGCTGTGACTTCGGACCAGAACCTGGTGCTGAAGGCTCAAAGGAGGGTAGAGGGTTTGTTCCTCACCTTCAGTGGGAGGAACATCACCGTGAAGGCTGTGTATAACAGGTAAGAGGCCTGGCTCATTTGGGGATGTGACCCGCTGGGAAGGAAGAGACATATATGTAGTTGAACACAGTCCAGGCTGTACCTCTTGTAGTGGAGAGATCATCAGCATGTTTGTGGACTAGCCTTCCCCGTATCTACCGGCTTGGGCCCTCCAACCCCAGAGAAAGCTAGATCTCAGGCTCCTTGAGCTGCATTTCTGCCAAAATATAGGCAAGGGCTTAAGATAAAGCCTTATTCGTTGATAAGAATGTGCAGGTAGTAGCTGGCTGGCTCCTTGAAGGTGAGAGGCTGGGGCAGCCCTGCCCCATGCATGGCTCCTTTCCCATGGGTCCTAGGCTCCAAGATGTTCCCCAGTTTGCCAGCACCCTTTCTGAAGGTATGCCCCACTCAAAGATGTGCCCATCGGGTGGACGCAGGCTGTCAAGTTCTTAACAAACACTATTGGTGCTTTTCAGCTCAGGAAGCTGTGTGACAGAAACATCCGTGGGTTCAGAAAGAAACATTGTGGGGGAATTTGCTTTTCCTGGTAAGTACTGTTGCCTCCTTGCTGAAGTTGCAGCTGCCTGACCCTGGATACTATCTCCCCCTGGCCCGGAGGCTCTCTGTGCCCTTCCTGGGGTTCTCAGGCCCTGGACTCCAGGCCCCTCATCTCTACTAGTGAACTGGATTGACCTTGAGAAGTTATCTTCCCAGGATGTCACAGGCAGGTCCCAGCACTAGGCAGAAACAGAAAGGAGTTAGAGTCTGCAGACCCAGCCTTTGAGGTCAGCCCCCAGGTTTGAGCAAGGCTCCCTAACCCTGCTACTGACTCCTGAAGGCCAGAGGAAGATACACGTGCTGGACACGGACTATGAGCACTACACCATCCTGAAGTTGTCCCTGCTCTGGCAAGGCAGAAACTTCCATGTGCTCAAGTATTTCAGTAAGCTCAGCCTGGGTTGAGGGGCAGAGCCCTGTGGCTGCCTTCTTTCAGTCTGCCAGCCCAGCCCTGCTGTGCCCCACAGCTCGGAGTCTTGAGACTGAGGATGAGCCAGGCTTCTGGAGGTTTTGGGAAATGACAGCAGACCGAGGCCTTTACATGCTGGCCCGACATGGTGAGCACATCACCTTGGGGAGGAGGCTGGACCGGGCCCCTGTtatggggtctgatgccctcctGACTGTACCACGTGCTGTCCCatcccacagggaggtgtgctgAGCTCTTGAAAGAGGTGAGCCTACTACCCTTGGTCTACATTGCAGCCTGGCCCTCATGGGGCCCCTGCTGGCACTACTGGTCCTGGAAAGGAGGGGTCATCCATCCCTCCACTGATCAGGACAACCAACAACCCTGATGGGCAGCTTCAGATGCATCTGTAGTTTGGAAAGAACAGTCTGCCATGTGACCCCAAGCTGTCGTGCTGGGCCCTTGGGTGTGGGACACAACTAAGTTGGACAAGAGAGGTCCCTTGTTTGTATTATTCTGTCCAGCAGGACTGTGCAGGGCTCTGGGCCAGCTCTGCCCCTTCATGTTCTGCCAGTTGGTGGGATGGGGGAGTTCAGCTCTGTTGGATGTCTTGGGGTTTCCTGTGTCTAACACCATGCTAACCTGCTACCTACACAACCTCACTGTCACAGCC
This genomic interval carries:
- the Lcn8 gene encoding epididymal-specific lipocalin-8, translated to MPSISRSHKAGPEMEARLLSTVWGLFLVYGLQAESMRVDLVPEKIAGFWKEVAVTSDQNLVLKAQRRVEGLFLTFSGRNITVKAVYNSSGSCVTETSVGSERNIVGEFAFPGQRKIHVLDTDYEHYTILKLSLLWQGRNFHVLKYFTRSLETEDEPGFWRFWEMTADRGLYMLARHGRCAELLKEGLV